One Osmerus eperlanus chromosome 13, fOsmEpe2.1, whole genome shotgun sequence genomic region harbors:
- the LOC134032814 gene encoding protocadherin gamma-A8-like, with protein sequence MAYKCCFRSLCLKWRLGFGLRWQVLVFILYFSHIGAGQIRYSIPEEMKKGSLIGNVAQDLGIDLKRLRAGRARIVTGEGIQYTELKTDKGILVVSERIDREQLCGDVTPCSFSFEMILENPMELHPVNIFIQDQNDNAPQVLYPVQTGGSLVAEMVPRSADVGYLVTKVVAVDVDSGQNAWLSYKLQKATDRALFEVGLQNGEIRTVRQVTDKDVVKQRLTVVVEDNGQPSRSATVNVNVAVADSFPEVLSEFTDFTHDKDYNDNLTFYLVLALAVVSFLFITCLVVIISVKIYRWRQSRMLYHSNLPVIPYYPPRYADTLETGTLQHVYNYEVCRTTDSRKSDCKFARPGSQNVLIMDPSLTGTMQRIHSEKNILDEPDSPLEV encoded by the exons ATGGCATACAAATGCTGTTTTCGATCCCTCTGCTTAAAATGGCGTTTGGGTTTTGGACTTCGATGGCAAGTGCTCGTTTTTATACTCTATTTCAGTCACATTGGAGCCGGACAAATTCGGTATTCTATTCCGGAAGAGATGAAGAAAGGGTCGCTAATTGGTAATGTAGCTCAGGATCTGGGAATAGATTTAAAAAGGCTCCGTGCGGGTCGGGCCCGTATCGTGACCGGAGAGGGCATTCAGTACACGGAGCTGAAGACAGACAAAGGGATTCTAGTCGTAAGTGAGAGAATAGATAGAGAGCAGCTTTGTGGCGACGTCACACCGTGTAGCTTCAGCTTTGAAATGATATTAGAAAATCCCATGGAGTTGCATC CTGTTAATATCTTCATCCAAGATCAGAACGACAACGCACCTCAAGTTCTGTACCCAGTCCAGACTGGCGGCTCTCTGGTGGCTGAAATGGTGCCTCGTTCAGCAGATGTGGGCTATCTGGTCACTAAAGTGGTGGCTGTTGATGTGGACTCTGGACAGAACGCCTGGCTCTCCTATAAACTGCAGAAAGCCACAGACAGGGCGCTGTTTGAAGTGGGCTTACAGAATGGGGAAATAAGAACTGTTCGCCAAGTGACTGATAAAGATGTAGTGAAACAAAGGCTCACTGTTGTAGTGGAGGACAACGGGCAGCCCTCTCGTTCAGCTACAGTCAATGTTAACGTGGCGGTGGCGGACAGCTTCCCTGAAGTGCTCTCAGAGTTCACTGACTTTACGCACGACAAGGATTACAATGACAACCTGACTTTTTACTTAGTCTTGGCTTTGGCTGTAGTTTCATTTCTTTTCATCACGTGTTTGGTGGTTATTATATCAGTGAAAATATACAGATGGAGACAATCTCGCATGCTCTATCATTCCAATCTCCCGGTGATTCCTTATTATCCACCGCGTTACGCAGACACTTTGGAAACGGGAACTCTTCAGCACGTGTACAATTACGAGGTGTGCAGGACGACTGACTCCAGAAAAAGTGACTGTAAGTTCGCCAGACCGGGTAGTCAGAATGTCCTGATAATGGACCCCAGCTTGACAGGGACCATGCAGAGGATACACAGTGAAAAGAACATCTTAGACGAACCAGATTCTCCTCTTGAG GTTTAA
- the LOC134032815 gene encoding protocadherin gamma-A6-like, translating to MTMAFQGCCFCPSLQWKIGLLSLLSFSHFVGGQIRYSIPEEMKKGSLIGNVAQDLGLDLKRLRAGRARIVTGENIQYTELKTDKGILVVKERIDREQLCGDITPCSFSFEIILENPIELHPLNIFIQDQNDNAPQVLYPVQTGGSLVAEMVPRSADVGYLVTKVVAVDVDSGQNAWLSYKLQKATDRALFEVGLQNGEIRTVRQVTDKDAVKQRLTVVVEDNGQPSRSATVNINVAVADSFPDVLSEFSDFTHDKDYNDNLTFYLVLALAVVSFLFITCLVVIISVKIYRWRQSRILYHSNLPVIPYYPPRYADTLGTGTLQHVYNYEVCRTTDSRKSDCKFARPGSQNVLIMDPSLTGTMQRIQSEKSLLDEPESPLEI from the exons ATGACCATGGCATTTCAAGGATGTTGTTTTTGTCCAAGTCTTCAATGGAAAATAGGCCTACTATCTCTTCtatctttcagccattttgttggCGGACAAATTCGGTATTCTATTCCggaggagatgaagaaaggCTCGCTTATTGGTAACGTTGCGCAGGATCTTGGGTTGGATTTGAAAAGGCTTCGCGCTGGTCGGGCACGTATCGTGACCGGAGAGAACATTCAATACACGGAGCTGAAGACAGACAAAGGGATTCTGGTTGTAAAGGAGAGAATAGATCGAGAGCAGCTTTGTGGCGACATCACCCCGTGTAGCTTCAGTTTTGAAATCATTCTAGAAAATCCAATTGAATTGCATC CTCTTAATATTTTCATTCAAGACCAAAACGACAACGCACCTCAGGTTCTGTACCCAGTCCAGACTGGCGGATCTCTGGTGGCTGAAATGGTGCCTCGTTCAGCAGATGTGGGCTATCTGGTCACTAAAGTGGTGGCTGTTGATGTGGACTCTGGACAGAATGCCTGGCTCTCCTATAAACTGCAGAAAGCCACTGACAGGGCGTTGTTTGAAGTGGGCTTACAGAATGGGGAAATAAGAACTGTTCGCCAAGTGACTGATAAAGATGCAGTGAAACAAAGGCTCACTGTTGTAGTGGAGGACAACGGGCAGCCCTCTCGTTCAGCTACAGTCAATATTAACGTGGCGGTGGCGGACAGCTTCCCTGATGTGCTCTCGGAGTTCTCTGACTTTACGCACGATAAGGATTACAATGACAACCTGACTTTTTACTTAGTCTTGGCTTTGGCTGTAGTTTCATTTCTGTTCATCACGTGTTTAGTGGTTATTATATCAGTGAAAATATACAGATGGAGACAGTCTCGCATCCTCTATCATTCCAACCTTCCGGTGATTCCGTATTATCCACCGCGTTACGCAGACACTTTGGGGACGGGAACTCTGCAGCACGTGTACAATTACGAGGTGTGCAGGACGACTGACTCCAGAAAGAGTGACTGTAAATTCGCCAGACCCGGTAGTCAGAACGTCCTGATAATGGACCCTAGCTTGACAGGAACCATGCAGCGGATACAGAGTGAAAAGAGCCTCCTGGATGAACCAGAGTCTCCACTTGAG ATTTGA
- the LOC134032816 gene encoding protocadherin gamma-C3-like: protein MALEEFAESEGRLRLRLRWQLLAFLCFSHIVCGQIRYSVPEEMKKGSLIGNVGQDLGIDLKRLRAGRARIVTGESIQYTELKTDKGILVVGERIDREQLCGDVTPCSFSFEIILENPMELHPVNIFIQDQNDNAPQVLYPVQTGGSLVAEMVPRSADVGYLVTKVVAVDVDSGQNAWLSYKLQKATDRALFEVGLQNGEIRTVRQVTDKDAVKQRLTVVVEDNGQPSRSATVNVNVAVADSFPEVLSEFTDFTHDKEYNDNLTFYLVLALAVVSFLFITCLVVIISVKIYRWRQSRILYHSNLPVIPYYPPRYADTLGTGTLQHVYNYEVCRTTDSRKSDCKFTRPGSQNVLIMDPNLTGTMQRIQSEKSILDEPDSPLESPPLCLRSAEERERLCETESTLSTSTRRKRSN, encoded by the exons ATGGCATTAGAGGAATTTGCTGAATCAGAAGGACGTTTGCGTTTGAGATTACGATGGCAACTGCTTGCATTTCTTTGTTTCAGTCACATTGTTTGTGGTCAAATTCGATATTCTGTTCCggaggagatgaagaaaggATCGCTAATTGGTAACGTAGGACAAGATCTAGGAATTGATTTAAAAAGGCTCCGAGCGGGTCGGGCCCGTATCGTGACCGGAGAGAGCATTCAGTACACGGAGCTGAAGACAGACAAAGGGATTCTAGTCGTGGGTGAGAGAATAGATCGAGAGCAGCTCTGTGGCGACGTCACTCCGTGTAGCTTCAGCTTTGAAATAATATTAGAAAATCCTATGGAGCTCCATC CTGTAAATATCTTCATCCAAGATCAGAACGACAACGCACCTCAAGTTCTTTACCCAGTCCAGACTGGCGGCTCTCTGGTGGCTGAAATGGTGCCTCGTTCAGCAGATGTGGGCTATCTGGTCACTAAAGTGGTGGCTGTTGATGTGGACTCTGGACAGAATGCCTGGCTCTCCTATAAACTGCAGAAAGCCACAGACAGGGCGCTGTTTGAAGTGGGCTTACAGAATGGGGAAATAAGAACTGTTCGCCAAGTGACTGATAAAGATGCAGTGAAACAAAGGCTCACTGTTGTAGTGGAGGACAACGGGCAGCCCTCTCGTTCAGCTACAGTCAATGTTAACGTGGCGGTGGCCGACAGCTTCCCTGAAGTGCTCTCGGAGTTCACTGACTTTACGCACGACAAGGAGTACAATGACAACCTGACTTTTTACTTAGTCTTGGCTTTGGCTGTAGTTTCATTTCTGTTCATCACGTGTCTTGTGGTTATTATATCTGTGAAAATATACAGATGGAGACAGTCTCGTATCCTCTATCATTCCAATCTCCCGGTGATTCCTTATTATCCACCGCGTTACGCAGACACTTTGGGGACTGGAACTTTGCAGCACGTGTACAATTACGAGGTGTGCAGGACGACTGACTCCAGAAAGAGTGACTGTAAGTTCACCAGACCCGGTAGTCAGAACGTCCTGATAATGGACCCCAACTTGACAGGAACCATGCAGAGGATACAGAGTGAAAAGAGCATCTTAGATGAACCAGACTCTCCACTGGAG TCTCCACCTCTATGCCTGCGCTctgcggaggagagggagaggctgtgcGAGACGGAGAGTACATTATCTACAAGTACACGAAGGAAACGTTCAAACTAA
- the LOC134032813 gene encoding protocadherin gamma-A10-like, with amino-acid sequence MASKGSYHPKCGSGRYCCGLLWQVIIIILYFGHIAEGQIRYSIPEEMKKGSLIGNVAQDLGIDLKRLRAGRARIVTGENIQYTELKTDKGILVVSERIDREQLCGSVTPCSFSFEIILETPMELHHITIEIIDVNDNLPTFQNRHLQFEISESATLGARFVLESAEDSDVGVNSLQNYILTPNDNFILKQHANPDGSKFAEMVLQKPLDREEHPRLSLKLIAVDGGDPQRSGTVNIDITVLDANDNAPVFNQTMYRGNVMENAPKGTFITTVNASDADSGSNGEITYYFSKAKANAADLFNIDAITGIMTVSGQIDFEKDKRFEIRIEAKDQGGLTDSSKVVVEVIDVNDNAPVISVMSFTSPISEDSPPGTTIGIINVKDLDSGDNGQVSCGIDQTLPFKINSNLRNYYTLVTDAKLNRETVSEYNITVVATDAGSPPLFSERTFHMKVSDVNDNAPVFSRGIYNSYIVENNSPGVSILTVSAKDPDANQNARISYILEDSDVSGSPVSGYVSVNAESGVVHAVRSFDYEQIKQLEVVIKAQDGGSPPLSSNVTVNIFIQDQNDNAPQVLYPVQTGGSLVAEMVPRSADVGYLVTKVVAVDVDSGQNAWLSYKLQKATDRALFEVGLQNGEIRTVRQVTDKDAVKQRLTVVVEDNGQPSRSATVNVNVAVADSFPEVLSEFTDFTHDKDYNDNLTFYLVLALAVVSFLFITCLVVIISVKIYRWRQSRILYHSNLPVIPYYPPRYADTLGTGTLQHVYNYEVCRTTDSRKSDCKFARPGSQNVLIMDPSLTGTMQRIQSEKSILDEPDSPLEVSFEQIVLEYFTKRETSCYTTAPFQYHKRMDSAYLASD; translated from the coding sequence ATGGCATCTAAAGGTTCTTATCATCCAAAATGTGGAAGCGGGCGTTACTGTTGTGGACTGCTGTGGCAAGTTATTATAATTATCTTGTATTTCGGTCACATTGCTGAGGGGCAAATACGGTATTCAATTCCAGAGGAGATGAAGAAAGGCTCGCTAATCGGTAACGTAGCTCAAGATCTAGGAATAGATTTGAAAAGGCTTCGTGCTGGACGGGCCCGTATCGTTACCGGAGAGAACATTCAGTACACTGAATTGAAGACAGACAAAGGGATTCTAGTGGTGAGTGAGAGAATAGACCGAGAGCAGCTTTGCGGCTCCGTTACACCATGCAGCTTCAGCTTCGAAATTATATTAGAAACTCCCATGGAGTTACATCATATTACAATAGAAATTATTGACGTAAACGATAATTTACCCACGTTTCAAAACCGTCATTTGCAGTTTGAAATCAGCGAGTCAGCAACGCTTGGTGCTCGTTTTGTTTTAGAGAGTGCGGAGGACTCTGACGTGGGAGTTAATAGTCTACAAAATTACATTTTGACTCCAAATGACAATTTTATTCTCAAACAACATGCTAATCCTGACGGTAGTAAATTTGCTGAAATGGTGCTACAGAAACCTTTAGACAGAGAGGAGCATCCTCGTCTGTCTTTAAAGCTCATCGCTGTAGATGGTGGAGATCCGCAGAGGTCTGGCACAGTAAATATAGATATCACTGTCCTAGATGCTAATGATAATGCTCCCGTGTTTAACCAGACTATGTATAGGGGCAACGTGATGGAAAACGCACCCAAGGGCACCTTTATTACCACCGTTAATGCGAGTGATGCAGACAGTGGTTCTAATGGGGAGATAACTTACTATTTCTCTAAGGCCAAGGCCAACGCTGCAGACTTGTTCAATATCGATGCGATTACTGGAATTATGACTGTGTCAGGTCAAATCGATTTTGAAAAAGATAAGAGATTTGAAATTAGAATTGAGGCTAAAGATCAAGGTGGTTTGACAGACTCCAGCAAAGTTGTAGTCGAAGTAATCGACGTAAACGACAATGCTCCTGTTATAAGTGTCATGTCATTCACTAGCCCAATATCTGAAGATTCTCCACCAGGTACAACTATTGGCATAATTAACGTTAAAGACCTGGATTCAGGTGACAACGGACAGGTGAGTTGTGGCATAGACCAAACCCTTCCTTTTAAGATCAATTCGAATCTGAGAAATTACTATACGCTAGTGACTGACGCCAAACTAAATCGTGAGACCGTGTCAGAATATAACATTACCGTAGTGGCCACAGATGCAGGCTCACCACCACTCTTCAGTGAGAGAACATTTCACATGAAAGTCTCTGATGTCAACGACAATGCCCCGGTGTTTTCACGGGGCATTTACAACTCTTATATAGTCGAGAATAACTCTCCTGGCGTGTCTATCCTCACTGTTAGCGCTAAAGACCCTGACGCGAATCAAAATGCCCGTATATCTTATATTCTAGAAGATTCGGACGTAAGTGGGTCTCCAGTCTCTGGCTATGTTTCCGTTAACGCAGAGAGTGGGGTAGTTCACGCGGTGCGCTCTTTTGACTATGAACAAATTAAACAACTGGAAGTGGTTATAAAGGCGCAAGATGGAGGCTCTCCTCCGCTTAGTAGCAACGTCACTGTTAATATCTTCATCCAAGACCAGAACGACAACGCACCTCAGGTTCTGTACCCAGTCCAGACTGGCGGCTCTCTGGTGGCTGAAATGGTGCCTCGTTCAGCAGATGTGGGCTATCTGGTCACTAAAGTGGTGGCTGTTGATGTGGACTCTGGACAGAATGCCTGGCTCTCCTATAAACTGCAGAAAGCCACAGACAGGGCGCTGTTTGAAGTGGGCTTACAGAATGGGGAAATAAGAACTGTTCGCCAAGTGACTGATAAAGATGCAGTGAAACAAAGGCTCACTGTTGTAGTGGAGGACAACGGGCAGCCCTCTCGTTCAGCTACAGTCAATGTTAACGTGGCGGTGGCGGACAGCTTCCCTGAAGTGCTCTCGGAGTTCACTGACTTTACGCACGACAAGGATTACAATGACAACCTGACATTTTACTTAGTCTTGGCTTTGGCTGTAGTTTCATTTCTGTTCATCACGTGTTTAGTGGTTATTATATCAGTGAAAATATACAGATGGAGACAGTCTCGCATCCTCTATCATTCCAATCTCCCGGTGATTCCTTATTATCCACCACGTTACGCAGACACTTTGGGGACGGGAACTCTACAGCACGTGTACAATTACGAGGTGTGCAGGACGACTGACTCCAGAAAGAGTGACTGTAAGTTCGCCAGACCCGGTAGTCAGAACGTCCTGATAATGGACCCCAGCTTGACAGGAACCATGCAGCGGATACAGAGTGAAAAGAGCATCTTAGACGAACCAGATTCGCCACTTGAGGTGAGTTTTGAACAAATTGTACTTGAATACTTTACCAAAAGAGAAACGTCTTGTTACACTACTGCTCCATTTCAGTACCACAAACGTATGGACAGCGCTTATTTAGCATCTGATTAG